A section of the Telopea speciosissima isolate NSW1024214 ecotype Mountain lineage chromosome 3, Tspe_v1, whole genome shotgun sequence genome encodes:
- the LOC122654629 gene encoding V-type proton ATPase subunit B 2, with amino-acid sequence MGVAQKNSDMEEGQLEIGMEYRTVSGVAGPLVILEKVKGPKYQEIVNIRLGDGTTRRGQVLEVDGEKAVVQVFEGTSGIDNKYTTVQFTGEVLKTPVSLDMLGRIFNGSGKPIDNGPPILPEAYLDISGSSINPSERTYPEEMIQTGISTIDVMNSIARGQKIPLFSAAGLPHNEIAAQICRQAGLVKRLEKSASHIEGGEEDNFAIVFAAMGVNMETAQFFKRDFEENGSMERVTLFLNLANDPTIERIITPRIALTTAEYLAYECGKHVLVILTDMSSYADALREVSAAREEVPGRRGYPGYMYTDLATIYERAGRIEGRKGSITQIPILTMPNDDITHPTPDLTGYITEGQIYIDRQLHNRQIYPPINVLPSLSRLMKSAIGEGMTRRDHADVSNQLYANYAIGKDVQAMKAVVGEEALSSEDLLYLEFLDKFERKFVSQGAYDTRNIFQSLDLAWTLLRIFPRELLHRIPAKTLDQFYSRDAAN; translated from the exons ATGGGTGTGGCACAAAAAAATTCTGACATGGAGGAGGGACAGCTGGAGATTGGCATGG AGTATAGGACTGTCTCTGGAGTTGCAGGACCACTGGTGATCTTAGAGAAAGTTAAG GGTCCCAAATACCAGGAGATTGTCAATATTCGTCTGGGAGATGGAACAACCAGGAGGGGTCAAGTTCTAGAAGTAGATGGAGAGAAGGCTGTTGTGCAG GTTTTTGAAGGAACTTCTGGAATTGACAACAAATACACAACGGTGCAGTTCACAGGGGAG gttTTGAAAACTCCTGTCTCATTGGATATGCTGGGGCGTATATTTAATGGATCAGGCAAACCTATTGATAATGGCCCTCCTATCTTACCTGAGGCTTATTTGGATATTTCTG GGAGTTCCATCAACCCGAGTGAAAGAACTTATCCAGAAGAGATGATTCAGACTGGGATTTCTACAATCGATGTCATGAACTCTATTGCTCGAGGACAAAAGATCCCTCTTTTTTCTGCTGCTGGTCTTCCACATAATGAAATTGCTGCCCAGATCTGTCGTCAGgctggtcttgtgaagaggttGGAGAAGTCCGCAAGTCACATTGAG GGTGGAGAAGAGGACAATTTTGCCATTGTATTTGCAGCTATGGGAGTAAACATGGAGACAGCACAGTTTTTTAAACGTGATTTTGAAGAAAATGGATCTATGGAGAGAGTGACCCTTTTCCTAAACCTG GCTAATGATCCCACCATTGAACGTATTATTACTCCTCGAATTGCTCTCACTACTGCAGAATATTTGGCTTATGAATGTGGAAAGCACGTTCTGGTCATACTGACAGATATGAGTTCATATGCAGATGCACTCCGTGAG GTGTCTGCTGCTCGAGAGGAAGTGCCGGGAAGACGTGGTTATCCTGGATATATGTACACTGATCTGGCGACAATCTATGAACGTGCTGGCCGTATTGAAGGACGAAAAGGCTCCATCACTCAAATCCCTATTCTAACTATGCCCAACGATG ATATCACACACCCTACTCCAGATCTTACAGGATACATTACTGAGGGGCAGATATACATTGATAGACAGCTCCACAATCGACAG ATATACCCTCCAATCAATGTTCTTCCATCACTCTCACGATTAATGAAG AGTGCCATTGGAGAAGGGATGACTCGCCGAGATCATGCAGATGTATCCAACCAG CTATATGCAAATTATGCTATTGGAAAGGACGTTCAGGCAATGAAGGCTGTTGTTGGAGAAGAAGCTCTTTCTTCCGAGGacctg CTTTATCTTGAATTCCTGGACAAGTTCGAGAGGAAATTTGTAAGCCAAGGAGCCTATGACACCCGCAATATCTTCCAGTCACTTGATTTGGCATGGACGCTACTTCGTATCTTCCCCCGTGAGCTTCTCCATCGGATACCAGCGAAGACCCTAGACCAGTTCTACAGTCGAGATGCAGCTAATTGA
- the LOC122655634 gene encoding glutamine synthetase nodule isozyme-like: MSLLTDLLNLNLSDVTEKVIAEYIWIGGSGLDIRSKARTLPEPVDDPAKLPKWNYDGSSTGQAPGEDSEVIIYPQAIFKDPFRRGNNILVMCDAYTPAGEPIPTNKRYNAAKIFSQRDVAVEEPWYGIEQEYTLLQKDVQWPLGWPVGGFPGPQGPYYCSVGADKSFGRDIVDAHYKACLYAGINISGINGEVMPGQWEFQVGPSVGISAGDEVWMARYILERITEIAGVVLSLDPKPIQGDWNGAGAHTNYSTKSMRNDGGYEVIKKAIEKLGKRHKEHIAAYGEGNERRLTGRHETADINTFKWGVANRGASIRVGRDTEKHGKGYFEDRRPASNMDPYVVTSMIAETTILWKP; this comes from the exons ATGTCGCTGCTTACAGATCTTCTCAACTTGAACCTCTCCGACGTTACTGAGAAGGTTATTGCTGAGTACATATG GATCGGTGGATCTGGGTTGGACATTAGGAGTAAAGCAAGG ACGCTTCCTGAACCAGTTGATGATCCGGCAAAGCTACCAAAATGGAACTATGATGGTTCAAGCACTGGGCAAGCTCCAGGAGAGGATAGTGAAGTGATCATATA TCCGCAGGCAATCTTCAAGGACCCATTCAGGAGGGGAAACAATATCCTG GTTATGTGTGATGCTTACACCCCAGCAGGAGAACCGATTCCCACCAACAAGAGATATAATGCTGCAAAGATTTTCAGCCAGCGTGATGTTGCTGTTGAAGAACCCTG GTATGGAATAGAGCAAGAGTACACTCTTTTGCAAAAGGATGTTCAGTGGCCTCTTGGGTGGCCTGTGGGAGGTTTTCCTGGTCCTCAG GGACCATACTACTGCAGTGTTGGTGCTGACAAATCCTTTGGCCGTGATATTGTTGATGCTCATTACAAAGCATGCCTCTACGCAGGCATCAACATCAGTGGTATCAATGGAGAAGTGATGCCAGGCCAG TGGGAATTTCAAGTTGGCCCTTCTGTTGGCATTTCTGCTGGGGATGAAGTATGGATGGCTCGCTACATTTTGGAG AGAATTACAGAGATAGCTGGTGTTGTGCTCTCTTTAGACCCAAAGCCTATCCAG GGTGACTGGAATGGAGCTGGTGCTCACACAAATTACAG CACCAAATCCATGAGAAATGATGGAGGATATGAAGTTATCAAGAAGGCAATTGAAAAGCTTGGGAAGAGGCACAAAGAGCACATTGCCGCTTATGGAGAAGGCAATGAACGTAGACTCACTGGGCGACATGAAACTGCAGATATCAACACATTCAAATGG GGAGTTGCAAACCGTGGGGCTTCCATTAGAGTTGGTCGTGATACAGAGAAACATGGTAAAGGTTATTTCGAGGACAGGAGGCCTGCGTCGAACATGGATCCCTATGTGGTTACTTCCATGATTGCCGAGACCACCATCCTATGGAAACCATGA